The genomic stretch CTTACGATTCATTTGAATAACCTGCTTCCACGTATCGCGAAACTCAACGGCATATTCCTCTACTTCGTCGAGGATTTCTACGCGATTTTGAACATTGGCTTCAATTAAACGCTGATTCATATAGTCATACATCGCCATCATTTCTTTTCCAACCGTAGCACTTGTATCCAACGTAACCATTAGCTCTTGAATAATCTTTTGTGCTTTAAGTAAGTTTTCGTTTTTCACTTCGATATTATGTTGTTCAAACCCCATACGGGCCATTTTAATAAATTTAATACATCCGTTGTAAAGCATCAGCGTAAGTTCACCAGGTGAAGCGGTTTGAACTGCCCCTTGCTGATACGCTTGATAAGGATTTGCTGCCATTTCCTTCACTCCTTCTCGTACTTTTTCTATGTTTAAGCAAAATATTGCGATAGCTGCATGCTTTGTGCGTTTGAATTTTGAATGGCTTTTTCCATTGCTGTAAATTGGCGCCAGTAACGATCTTCCACCTGCACAAGACGACTTTCAAATCGACTAATTTGATCATCCATGTCACGTAAATTACGGCCGAGCACAAACTGCGTATTCGTCCAAGTTGAGCGACCTGCACGCTGCTCAATTTTAGATACCGTATCCGCAACGGATTCACGAAGTCTTCGGACAATTCCTTTTTCGCTTGTCGTTTCACCATTCTTTGAAAATAAGTCCATAACAGACTGCGGATCTTTCTCAAGTGCTTCCTTTAGCTTTGTCTCGTTAATAACAAGCTTTCCACGGTCCATATAGTTCGTACTTGTCGTAATTCCAATATCCGTTAGCTGCTTAAATTCACCCGTAAGGCCTGAAACAGCTGAATACCAGTTGGAACGCATTTGATTTAAGCCGCTTGAAAGAATTGAATCGTTTTTTAATAACCCACTTTTCGCTTTTTCTTCCCACTGCTCCGCTTGTTTGTCCGTTAAGCCTTCACGCTGCGCATCCGTTAAAGGACCGTAATCGCGGTAGCGCTCTTCGGTGATTTTACCATTAAGAGTGGCAATGAGCTCATTGTATTTCGTCACAAAATTTTTAATTGATTCCACGGCTTTATCCGTGTTATTGCTGACATTTACGCGCACAGGGGCTGTAAAGTTATCTTGCAGGGTAAAGCTCACGCCGCTTATTGTAAACGTATTGGACTTTCGCGTTGTTTGTAAGCCGTTAATTTCAAACGTTGCGTCAGTTCCGCTTTGTTCATTCGTTTGATCGAGCTTTAGCGTCTGGGTCAGAAAATCACCTTCAAGCTTCATTTGAGGACCCGCCGCATCCGTACTGCTCGTCAATTTACCCGTGTCTTTACGAGTAAACATGATTTTATCCGTTCCTGAATCGTAAAATGCAGAAATTCCAACCTTGGAGTTATTAATCGTAGAAATAACGTCGTTTAAAGATTTTGTACCATCAAACTCAAAGTTCATTTTCCCATTCTTTTGATCATCTTCAATCGCTTTTCCATTTTCATCATAGGTTATAATGGCAAATGATACGTAGTTTTGTTCATAATCAAACCCTTGTACCACGCTATCTTTTGCAAGTTGCGTACCAAACGTCATTTCACCGGTTGCCGCGTCAATAAATACATCGTTTGCACCTAGGTTATCCGCGCTGTTAACAACCGTATAATTAGTAGAAGCACCGTCCGCATCATTGACCGTAATAGAAGTCGGTAAATTAGAAATAGCTCCTTTTCCTAACGAAACCTTCGTCGTGTCACTCGCTACCGTAATCGCGCTTTGATTGATCGTTTTAGTCTGCCACGTTAGACCACCTGAAAACGCACTTTGCTGAGACCATAAGCTTTTGGATGGATCAATTTTCGTTGTTCCTGAAACTGCCCCGCTAATATTTTTGGCAGCCGTCGCCATCGTTACGTTTGATAACGTATACGACGCGTTACCTGCTGAAGTTGTCGCAGTAGCCGTAACTTTTGATTCATCTGCTGAAGATGAGCTTTTCACCATATATGTTGACTGGAGCGTCATGTTAAAAGCCGAATCACGAAATTCCGTTAACAATCGGTTCATTTCGCGATACTGGTCGCGCTGCCATTCTGTTGTTTGCTTTTTTTGCTTTATTTTATCCAGCGGCATACGCTCCGCTTTCATTAAGTCACTTACGATTTGGTCAATATCCATTCCACTTGCTAATCCACCAATACGAACCATTGTTTCACCGCCAATTACATTTTTTGATCAATGACTAACCCTGCAAGCCGCTCCATCTCGGCATGCATATCTAAAAGCTTTTCGGGAGGTATCTCACGAATCACTTCGTTTGTTTCTGCATTTACAACCTGAGCGAAATACGTATGAGACTTTTCATGAAGCTGAAAACGCACCGAAACAAACGTAGGCGCGAGCTTTCGATTAATCTCTTCCACTGCTTTTTCAAGCTGTGCAATTATTACTTCATTGCTGCTTTCCAGCGCTTTTGACTCTGTTTCTAGCTGTTTTGTTTCTTTTGATTGCTGAACATTGGCATAGCTTAACGCAATTGAATGAAGCATTTTAGCTGAAAATGATGTCCCCTCCATCACAGCCACCCCTTAAAAAAACACTCTTTTCTATTGTTATCGGAAGCATTTATTTATTGTTTATAGGTAGTTCGCAGTACTTTTTCGCTTTAAAAACACGATTTCGCATGAGATAAGGCTTGTTTTTTCGACAGGGATGAAGGTCACGAGCGCTACCTTTGTTATCCATTAATCTGTTTTATTTTCCTATTTCTTTAAATCTAGACCTTTATTGGGGGCTTTTCGTGCTACAATGCTGTTAAAATTCCACATTGTCACGATCCTCTATAAAGGAGCTACTCAGCCATGAAAAAAACGATCATTCCTTTTCTACTTGCCGGGATGCTCACGGCCTTTGCCGTTATTCATACAAACGAAAAAGCAATTAAAGAAACCGACTCGTATTCTACTATTCAAGCGAAAATTGAAACCTATGCGAAAAAAGAAGAACCCAGCTTGTCCATTCAAGAAATACAAAAAGACGAAACGATCAACGGAGAAAAGCGCATCATTTTGTTCACCACAACCGATAAACAAATTGGCTGTGCCATTCTGCAAAAAAACTACTTAAACCGCTATAAGATTGAATACATCTCTACCCAAGAACCCGCTCAAATCGAAGACAAATCGGCTTTATCGTCTATTTATACATAAGCAAGAGTTTGGAATATAACAAAATGATTGCTTCTAAGAGCCAAACAATAGCCGCTCCCCTCTCTATGGTTTGGCTCAACACGTTCGCTCCATTGCGCCACGGCCACTCGCTTTCCGCGCAGAGGAGTCGAGTGCCTTTCTCTCCATTCCACTCCGTCTCCAAACTAGGCTTGCCCAATCACAAAAAAGCCTGGACAACTAAGAGTTGCGAACTCTCAATCGTTCAAGCTTACCATTGGCTGAAATACTTCTGTTTCAGCCTTTTTCATAAAAAAAGACCTTCTCACGGGAGAAGATCAATAAAAAAGGGGATAGGGGAATACCTTGATATTAGTATGGGCTTGATTGCTGTCATTTATACCTTTTCATAGTAAAAAAAGACTCTAGTACATAGACTAGAGTCTTTCTATTCAGCTTAAAATTAACGTAGAAGTTGAAGAACTCCTTGTGGCTGTTGGTTAGCTTGAGCAAGCATTGCTTGAGCAGCTTGAGAAAGAATTGAGTTTTTCGTTTGATTCATCATTTCTTTCGCCATATCAACGTCACGGATACGAGATTCCGCAGCTGTTAGGTTTTCAGAAGATGTAGCTAGATTATTAATCGTGTGCTCTAGGCGGTTTTGGTTCGCACCTAGTTTAGAACGTTCTGCGGAAACTTTTTCAATAGCACTTTGAATTGCTGTAACAGCTTTACCTGCATTTTCAGCTGATGATACGTCTAGGGCAGCTTCATTAGCAGTATTGTTAGTACCATCAGTAACTGTGGCTGCTGTTGTAAAACCGGCATTTCCTGCTGTACCAGTAATTCCTAGAGCTGCTGCACGCATATCCTCAAATTCAAGCGTCATGGTTTGGTTTTCATTCGCACCAATTTGTGTTGTAAATTGAGACTTTGCACCAGTTGCTGGTGTTCCTGCTACTGCTGCAGTTAAGTCTTGAGTCCAAGTATCACCAGTTGCTGCATCACCTTTTGCAGCTGAAATGTCAATTGTCATACCTTTGTAAGTAAATGTATCTCCTGTTAAAGATACATCAGAAGTTCCTCCATCTACAGACCAACCAGTAGCTGTTTTTTGAAGTGTTAGAGTTTCATCAGCAGCTCCTGTAAATGTCCCACTAATAGTAGCTTCACCTGAAGCAGTATTAGTACCCCCAGCTGTCATATCAGTTGCTGATGCAATTGTAGTTGCTGGTGTTCCTGGAACAGCTGGTGAACCTCCTACTTGAGTACCTGATGTAGCATTTAATAATTTTTGGTTATTAAATTCAGTAGTATTACCAATTCTGTTAATTTCCGATGTTAATTGGTTAATCTCTTTTTGAATTTCACCACGGTCTGTACCTGTGTTTGTATCATTACCAGCTTGAACAGCTAGTTCACGCATACGTTGAAGAATGTCGTGAGTTTCGTTTAAAGCACCTTCTGCTGTTTGAATCATTGAGATTGAATCTTGTGCATTTTTCCCAGCTTGGTCTAAACCACGAATTTGCCCGCGCATTTTTTCTGAGATTGCTAGCCCAGCTGCATTATCTCCAGCTTTATTAATTGCAAGACCAGAAGACAATTTCTCCATTGATTTTGATTGAGCAGCATTTGCATTACCGAACTGACGGTATGTGTTTAAAGCCGCAATATTATGATTAATTCTCATTATAATTTCCTCCTTGAATATGTTTTCGCCCACGTCCGTGTGAGCTTATTTTGACTCCCCGCCAATCGGCCGCCTGGCAGTTTGTCTTTACAAGAATGATATCGTCTTCTTTTTTAGATTGTTTAGCGGTTTCTTTACTTTTTTCAAAAGAAAAACCAAGACGGTTTAGAGTCTTGGTTTGGTGTCATTTATTATTTTTAAGATGTCCATCATATTAGCTACCGGCTTGGATGCCTGGCGGTTTTCCAGCTGTATTTCTTCATAGATTTCTTGGCGATGGACTTCAACGTCACGCGGGGCCTTGATACCAAGTTTGACTTGATCACCGCTAATAGAGAGAACGGTCACTTCAATGTTTTCACCGATTTTAATCGTTTCGTTCGTTTTACGCGTTAGGACTAGCATGGTCGTTCCCTCCTTAGTTGTTGACGGGCTGAAACAGCGCGTGCTTTGTTTGGTAGACTTCGTTATTTAAGATAACTTGCTTAGCTTGATTGTTTTTGGTGTTAAAAACGATTGGTGCCTGCAGGTTTGCCGTAATTTTAGTCACGTCGTCATGCATCGTTAAAATGACGTATACCGCAGCGTCACTGCTACTTTCAAGCTGAAGCTGCTTGACCGTTGTCTCATCTAATTTAAAGTCATAGTCTGGGAAGAATTGAAATGGCTCGGTCATCACAAACGCAACTTCCTGCGTTTTCGTAGACTGTAACACGTGGAACATATCAGCGTTTGGAAGCGGCAAAATCACAAATTGCGTTTCGTGTGGAAACCCGGGAAGACCTTTTTCAAATGTTAATGAGGGTTGTTCAATTTGAACATCACCGTGATAAGCTGTTTTAAGCATGAGCTACACCTCTTGTTTAATTGTTGAGATTGATAGTGTTTCAGGTACATAGTTTATTTTGACACTAAACGGACTTGGAATAAAGGTTATGTTGCTTGGATAGATGGGCTTTTCGCTGTTGCGCTTGGCTTGATCAGCGATTGGATTACCCTCCTGTTCAATTTTCATTAACTCTTTTCCTTCTTGGGTTGCTTTTGTAATAGATTCCATCACCGCCTGTTTTCCTTCATTTGCTTCTTCGGCCATTCTTTTTAAAATTGATTGCAGGTTCATTTCTTCCCATGCCTTAGTTTGATCAATAGTAAGCCGGGACGGTGTTTTTTCGACAATGATCTGGATTTTTTCTGTCGAAACGTCGACTGGCTGGGGCTGAGTGATGGATGGCATGGCGTAAGAGGCCTGGGTGGCACTAACTTGCATCAGTATTCCTCCTAAAAAACCCCTTCAAAGAAGGAGTTTTGGTTTAGCGTAAAAAGTCAAGAAGCGTTGGCTGAATGAGCTTGGCACCAACTGATAAGGAAGCACGGTGCACGCTTTCTTGAATGGTTAAGTCCGTAATGACTTTCTCAATGTCAGCATCTTCGTTATCTGAAATCATACGGCTAGCGATAATTTCTTGAGAAGCAATGCGATTTTCAATGAGCTCCAGGCGATTGTTTCTTGCACCAAGCTCTGAACGCTCTGCTGATAGAGTTGATAAATAGTCATCCACTTGTGTTGATAATTGTTGAAGCGATTCAACGTCGTTGTTTTCAAAACCAACTTGAATATTATTGATGAAATCAAACGCTTCTTGCGAAAAGATACGGTCAGCATTAATGTTGACACGTAGGCTGACGCCTTTTGATACTTCAACTGAAAAAGGGTCGGCATTAATTTCAGATGCAATGGAGCCATCCGCACTTTGAGTAACGGGCGCGTTCCCTACGTTCACGCCGTTAAAGATATATCTGCCCGCTACTTGCGTATTTGCTACCTGCATAAAATCGAGCTTCAGCTG from Bacillus sp. 1780r2a1 encodes the following:
- the fliS gene encoding flagellar export chaperone FliS — protein: MAANPYQAYQQGAVQTASPGELTLMLYNGCIKFIKMARMGFEQHNIEVKNENLLKAQKIIQELMVTLDTSATVGKEMMAMYDYMNQRLIEANVQNRVEILDEVEEYAVEFRDTWKQVIQMNRKQTHGSGGQA
- the fliD gene encoding flagellar filament capping protein FliD, translated to MVRIGGLASGMDIDQIVSDLMKAERMPLDKIKQKKQTTEWQRDQYREMNRLLTEFRDSAFNMTLQSTYMVKSSSSADESKVTATATTSAGNASYTLSNVTMATAAKNISGAVSGTTKIDPSKSLWSQQSAFSGGLTWQTKTINQSAITVASDTTKVSLGKGAISNLPTSITVNDADGASTNYTVVNSADNLGANDVFIDAATGEMTFGTQLAKDSVVQGFDYEQNYVSFAIITYDENGKAIEDDQKNGKMNFEFDGTKSLNDVISTINNSKVGISAFYDSGTDKIMFTRKDTGKLTSSTDAAGPQMKLEGDFLTQTLKLDQTNEQSGTDATFEINGLQTTRKSNTFTISGVSFTLQDNFTAPVRVNVSNNTDKAVESIKNFVTKYNELIATLNGKITEERYRDYGPLTDAQREGLTDKQAEQWEEKAKSGLLKNDSILSSGLNQMRSNWYSAVSGLTGEFKQLTDIGITTSTNYMDRGKLVINETKLKEALEKDPQSVMDLFSKNGETTSEKGIVRRLRESVADTVSKIEQRAGRSTWTNTQFVLGRNLRDMDDQISRFESRLVQVEDRYWRQFTAMEKAIQNSNAQSMQLSQYFA
- a CDS encoding flagellar protein FlaG, which codes for MEGTSFSAKMLHSIALSYANVQQSKETKQLETESKALESSNEVIIAQLEKAVEEINRKLAPTFVSVRFQLHEKSHTYFAQVVNAETNEVIREIPPEKLLDMHAEMERLAGLVIDQKM
- a CDS encoding flagellin; protein product: MRINHNIAALNTYRQFGNANAAQSKSMEKLSSGLAINKAGDNAAGLAISEKMRGQIRGLDQAGKNAQDSISMIQTAEGALNETHDILQRMRELAVQAGNDTNTGTDRGEIQKEINQLTSEINRIGNTTEFNNQKLLNATSGTQVGGSPAVPGTPATTIASATDMTAGGTNTASGEATISGTFTGAADETLTLQKTATGWSVDGGTSDVSLTGDTFTYKGMTIDISAAKGDAATGDTWTQDLTAAVAGTPATGAKSQFTTQIGANENQTMTLEFEDMRAAALGITGTAGNAGFTTAATVTDGTNNTANEAALDVSSAENAGKAVTAIQSAIEKVSAERSKLGANQNRLEHTINNLATSSENLTAAESRIRDVDMAKEMMNQTKNSILSQAAQAMLAQANQQPQGVLQLLR
- the csrA gene encoding carbon storage regulator CsrA, whose amino-acid sequence is MLVLTRKTNETIKIGENIEVTVLSISGDQVKLGIKAPRDVEVHRQEIYEEIQLENRQASKPVANMMDILKIINDTKPRL
- a CDS encoding flagellar assembly protein FliW; its protein translation is MLKTAYHGDVQIEQPSLTFEKGLPGFPHETQFVILPLPNADMFHVLQSTKTQEVAFVMTEPFQFFPDYDFKLDETTVKQLQLESSSDAAVYVILTMHDDVTKITANLQAPIVFNTKNNQAKQVILNNEVYQTKHALFQPVNN
- a CDS encoding DUF6470 family protein, whose protein sequence is MQVSATQASYAMPSITQPQPVDVSTEKIQIIVEKTPSRLTIDQTKAWEEMNLQSILKRMAEEANEGKQAVMESITKATQEGKELMKIEQEGNPIADQAKRNSEKPIYPSNITFIPSPFSVKINYVPETLSISTIKQEV
- the flgL gene encoding flagellar hook-associated protein FlgL codes for the protein MRITQSMLAANSLRHINSSYNQLQTLQNQLSTGKKITRPSDDPVVATKGMAYRSNLSEIDQYKRNLTEAYSWFDNSEAGLEQVNSIFQRAKELMVQGTNGTNDGQDRQAIAREIEQLKLDFMQVANTQVAGRYIFNGVNVGNAPVTQSADGSIASEINADPFSVEVSKGVSLRVNINADRIFSQEAFDFINNIQVGFENNDVESLQQLSTQVDDYLSTLSAERSELGARNNRLELIENRIASQEIIASRMISDNEDADIEKVITDLTIQESVHRASLSVGAKLIQPTLLDFLR